In Actinomadura citrea, a single window of DNA contains:
- a CDS encoding class I adenylate-forming enzyme family protein gives MRALTVGGALEAAATRDEAFLYDGDGTITFGGFDGLADRVAAGLLARGVGKGDRIGLLGPNTAQWLAVFFGAARIGAVVVPLNVRYREQELAYMLGQSGARLVVGVDAVPDFDFAAYFESSGMPAVHFGAGFDALASTPAPPSLTAARAAVDPDDPLMILYTSGTTGRPKGAVITHRSILASASAQADHFGMTGEDVLLGHLPFNHVGGITCTIMAALVSGGSVALLPAFSPDAALRAVERHRVTFLGAVPTMYVLMLGRPDFAEHDLSSVRLCMAGGSNVEPALADAIRRGFPGAPLYGLYGLSESSGACVLSPMDDDPETVSRTLGAIIGDFEARVTAPDGTVLPPGETGELQIRGACVAAGYWDMPDETAEVFLPNGWLATGDMVAGEPDGHLVLRGRKKEMYIQGGFNVYPVEIENVLTAHPKVAMAAGIGVPDTILGEVGRFYVVPRPGAEPPTADELTAYCRDRLADYKVPRQFVITPDVPLTPVGKIHKALLQERDHSAAT, from the coding sequence ATGCGGGCATTGACGGTCGGCGGAGCGCTGGAGGCCGCGGCGACGCGGGACGAGGCGTTCCTGTACGACGGCGACGGCACCATCACGTTCGGCGGGTTCGACGGGCTCGCCGACCGGGTCGCGGCGGGCCTGCTGGCCCGCGGCGTCGGAAAGGGCGATCGGATCGGCCTGCTCGGCCCCAACACCGCGCAATGGCTCGCGGTGTTCTTCGGCGCGGCCAGGATCGGCGCCGTGGTCGTCCCGCTCAACGTCCGCTACCGGGAGCAGGAACTGGCCTACATGCTCGGCCAGAGCGGCGCCCGGCTGGTCGTCGGCGTCGACGCCGTGCCCGACTTCGACTTCGCCGCGTACTTCGAGTCGTCCGGCATGCCCGCCGTGCACTTCGGCGCGGGCTTCGACGCCCTGGCCTCGACCCCGGCCCCGCCGTCCCTCACCGCGGCCCGCGCCGCGGTGGATCCGGACGACCCGCTGATGATCCTCTACACGTCCGGCACCACGGGACGCCCCAAGGGCGCCGTCATCACCCATCGGAGCATCCTGGCCTCGGCCTCGGCCCAGGCTGACCACTTCGGGATGACCGGCGAGGACGTCCTGCTCGGCCACCTCCCGTTCAACCACGTCGGCGGGATCACCTGCACCATCATGGCCGCGCTGGTCAGCGGCGGCTCGGTCGCGCTGCTGCCCGCGTTCTCCCCGGACGCCGCGCTGCGCGCCGTCGAACGGCACCGGGTGACGTTCCTCGGCGCCGTCCCCACGATGTACGTGCTGATGCTCGGCCGCCCCGACTTCGCCGAGCACGACCTCTCGTCCGTCCGGCTGTGCATGGCGGGCGGCTCCAACGTGGAGCCCGCGCTCGCCGACGCGATCCGCCGCGGCTTCCCCGGAGCGCCTCTCTACGGCCTCTACGGCCTGTCCGAATCCTCGGGGGCCTGCGTCCTGTCCCCGATGGACGACGACCCCGAGACGGTCTCCCGGACCCTCGGCGCGATCATCGGCGACTTCGAGGCGCGCGTGACGGCCCCCGACGGGACCGTCCTGCCGCCGGGGGAGACCGGCGAGCTCCAGATCCGCGGCGCCTGCGTCGCCGCCGGCTACTGGGACATGCCGGACGAGACCGCCGAGGTCTTCCTGCCGAACGGCTGGCTCGCCACCGGGGACATGGTCGCCGGGGAGCCCGACGGGCACCTGGTCCTGCGCGGCCGCAAGAAGGAGATGTACATCCAGGGCGGCTTCAACGTCTACCCGGTCGAGATTGAGAACGTCCTGACCGCCCACCCGAAGGTCGCGATGGCCGCCGGGATCGGCGTCCCCGACACGATCCTCGGTGAGGTCGGCCGCTTCTACGTCGTCCCGCGCCCGGGCGCCGAACCGCCCACCGCCGACGAACTGACCGCCTACTGCCGCGACCGCCTGGCCGACTACAAGGTCCCCCGCCAGTTCGTCATCACCCCTGACGTTCCGCTGACCCCCGTAGGCAAGATCCACAAAGCCCTCCTGCAGGAACGCGACCACTCCGCGGCGACCTGA
- a CDS encoding SAM-dependent methyltransferase: protein MISVGGRQGGTVAGEGLRPGGFDPSVPNIARMYDYYLGGKDHYEADRLRAEEAKSADPTLITLIKENRAFMGRAVRYMAEQGIDQFLDIGTGLPTQQNVHQIAQSVNPAARVAYADYDGQVVAHGRAILADSPGTRMVQADIRRPREILEHPEITRLLDFGKPVALLTIATLHFIPDEDDPPGVMADLREALAPGSHMAITHASADGVPDIVAKVVEVYKRTNAPGTPRTLDQVTGLFGDFELVDPGLVWAPLWRPEHPVSLEEALPIWFYAGVGRKL, encoded by the coding sequence ATGATCAGCGTGGGCGGCCGGCAGGGAGGCACGGTGGCAGGCGAGGGGCTTCGGCCAGGCGGATTCGACCCGAGCGTGCCGAACATCGCTCGCATGTACGACTACTACCTCGGCGGCAAGGACCACTACGAGGCCGACCGCCTCCGCGCCGAGGAGGCCAAGTCCGCCGACCCCACCCTGATCACCCTGATCAAGGAGAACCGGGCGTTCATGGGCCGCGCCGTCCGGTACATGGCCGAGCAGGGCATCGACCAGTTCCTCGACATCGGCACCGGGCTGCCCACCCAGCAGAACGTCCACCAGATCGCCCAGTCGGTGAACCCCGCCGCACGCGTCGCCTATGCCGACTACGACGGCCAGGTCGTCGCGCACGGACGGGCGATCCTCGCCGACTCGCCCGGCACCCGGATGGTCCAGGCCGACATCCGCCGCCCCCGCGAGATCCTGGAGCACCCCGAGATCACCCGGCTGCTGGACTTCGGGAAGCCGGTCGCGCTGCTGACGATCGCCACCCTGCACTTCATCCCGGACGAGGACGACCCGCCCGGCGTCATGGCCGATCTGCGCGAGGCGCTCGCGCCCGGCAGCCACATGGCGATCACCCATGCCTCCGCCGACGGCGTGCCCGACATCGTGGCGAAGGTCGTGGAGGTCTACAAGAGGACGAACGCGCCCGGCACGCCGCGCACCCTTGACCAGGTGACGGGCCTGTTCGGCGACTTCGAACTGGTCGACCCGGGCCTGGTGTGGGCGCCGCTGTGGCGGCCGGAGCACCCGGTCTCCCTTGAGGAGGCCCTGCCGATCTGGTTCTACGCCGGGGTCGGCCGCAAGCTCTGA
- a CDS encoding SAM-dependent methyltransferase: MPFPAGHEPQTFDPTAPNESRMHDYFLGGKDNYAADRQAALQAIELAPELPVLAREGRKFLDRVVRFLAAAGIRQFLDIGTGLPTQGSVHQIAQAVAPDCRVVYVDNDPVVRVHAQALLGKNPYTTVVEADMRDAEGIARHPDLRRLIDLDRPTALLFFHVLYAIPDDEEVAWSVRRLGDLMAPGSHIAISHPVSDLCPEVTARLAFLYQQETHAIRGKPRSNVRTRAEVEGLFSGWDLIEPGVVYLPLWRPEHETIESSRPIWSVGGVGRKP; encoded by the coding sequence ATGCCCTTCCCCGCGGGGCACGAGCCGCAGACCTTCGATCCGACGGCGCCCAACGAGAGCCGGATGCACGACTACTTCCTCGGCGGCAAGGACAATTACGCCGCGGACCGGCAGGCGGCGCTCCAGGCGATCGAGCTGGCGCCGGAACTGCCGGTCCTGGCACGCGAGGGGCGCAAGTTCCTGGACCGCGTCGTGCGGTTCCTCGCCGCCGCGGGGATACGCCAGTTCCTCGACATCGGGACCGGCCTGCCCACCCAGGGAAGCGTGCACCAGATCGCCCAGGCGGTGGCGCCGGACTGCCGGGTCGTCTACGTGGACAACGACCCCGTCGTGCGCGTCCACGCGCAGGCACTGCTGGGAAAGAACCCCTACACCACGGTCGTCGAGGCCGACATGCGGGATGCCGAAGGAATCGCGCGGCACCCCGACCTGCGCCGCCTGATCGACCTCGACCGGCCGACGGCGCTGCTGTTCTTCCACGTGCTCTACGCCATTCCCGACGACGAGGAAGTGGCGTGGAGCGTCCGGCGGCTGGGCGACCTCATGGCGCCGGGCAGCCATATCGCGATCTCCCATCCGGTCAGCGACCTGTGCCCGGAGGTCACCGCCAGGCTCGCCTTCCTCTACCAGCAGGAGACCCACGCGATCCGCGGCAAGCCGCGCTCGAACGTCCGGACCAGGGCCGAGGTGGAAGGGCTCTTCTCCGGCTGGGACCTGATCGAGCCCGGCGTCGTCTACCTCCCCCTGTGGCGTCCCGAGCACGAGACCATCGAGTCGTCCAGGCCGATCTGGAGCGTCGGGGGCGTCGGGCGCAAACCCTGA
- a CDS encoding alpha-N-acetylglucosaminidase TIM-barrel domain-containing protein produces the protein MRSAIVMLVALLAVSMTAVVPAAARDAEPAARATGPAARALERLLGRGRAGQVELRTIPRGSGPDRFRVSAEHGRLVVAGTSPAVQLTGFGRYLREVAHANVAIGGTQLDLPGRLPLPSAPIEADSSVAHRFALNDTNEGYAGAYLSWEEWERRIDALALLGINEVLVYEGQDAVYQRTFQQFGYSAADMRAWIPQPGHQAWWLLQNMCCTDSPISQQLIDRRAALARRMVGRLRELGMTPVLPGFYGTVPTDFETRNPGANTVPQGTWNGLERADWLDPTGPEFGKVAGAFYQAQTQLYGASTMYKMDLLHEGGRAGSVPVPEAYRAVQDALEAAHPGATWVILGWQNNPRKETLQAVDRSRMFIVDGITEQPDITDRDKDFLGTQYAFGTIWNFGGHQNFGAGLTVWNEKFHAWRARQGTAMNGIALMPEAIDNNPAAVAFFADMPWRDGPVDVDAWFDQYATARYGAADPHALAAWRIIGRTAYAWPAGKDTRHVTGLFDDQPNLTATGTPLQYDPGEFEKALRELLDVDPRLRRSGAYRYDLVDVARQVLANRGRLLLPKIRAAYRDGDRTAFARLTDRWMGEIRLMDDVLGADPHFLLGTWQREASRQAADRREAATLDYNLKSLVTLWESDSPGLQDYARREFNGLVGGYYAERWRTFFDELGRAMRTGAEPQRIDWRAVAERWAHGGTRYAAEPRGDAHRLARRVAEEPAGALALATDRKGVEPGGAVRVTATFTNESTLSEARKARFRLAAPAGYRIAAGSGPAGDVAPGETATATWTVTAPADARPGALPGLDATVSWRTAGGDSEQASAHSLLMVGSGTVGAPYKTFASTAAEFAQSGDTVGIAAGGKDMWGETNEFATVYKEDGLTPGHAVSTKVTRLDGASDWTRAGLVAGDDLARAGSAGYATIAVTPAHGCVFSRDADGDGRLDHYTEVGGFTAGEVHVRLSRDGDRMTGSCSSDGRNWAVVGSGTVPGTAGAQDVGMFVSAVNGHTAQEAIAQFGGGIVASPSTSRDGSGDPLQSLRKPVTALSSEPGRPPEAANDGSRANSPYWGGQMTYGENWWRVDLGAVDDVSRVNVRNYVDGTRYYTYRLEGSLDGDHWFTLGGRNGPRPAADAGDTMTTEAEARYIRVVGSGNTANLTFHLTEVSVYGTPVG, from the coding sequence TTGCGGTCGGCCATCGTCATGCTGGTCGCGCTGCTGGCGGTCTCGATGACCGCGGTGGTTCCGGCCGCCGCGCGCGACGCCGAACCGGCGGCCCGCGCCACCGGACCCGCCGCCCGCGCGCTGGAGCGGCTCCTCGGCCGGGGAAGGGCAGGCCAGGTCGAGCTGCGGACCATCCCCAGGGGCTCCGGCCCCGACCGCTTCCGGGTCTCCGCCGAGCACGGCCGTCTGGTCGTCGCGGGCACGTCCCCGGCCGTCCAGCTCACAGGATTCGGCCGTTACCTGCGGGAGGTCGCGCACGCGAACGTCGCCATCGGCGGGACGCAGCTCGACCTGCCCGGGCGGCTGCCGCTGCCGTCCGCGCCGATCGAGGCCGACTCCTCGGTCGCGCACCGGTTCGCGCTCAACGACACCAACGAGGGATACGCCGGCGCGTACCTGAGCTGGGAGGAGTGGGAGCGCCGCATCGACGCGCTCGCGCTGCTCGGCATCAACGAGGTCCTCGTGTACGAGGGGCAGGACGCGGTCTACCAGCGGACGTTCCAGCAGTTCGGCTACAGCGCCGCGGACATGCGCGCCTGGATCCCGCAGCCGGGCCATCAGGCGTGGTGGCTGCTGCAGAACATGTGCTGCACCGACTCGCCGATCTCCCAGCAGCTGATCGACCGGCGTGCGGCGCTCGCCCGGCGCATGGTCGGCCGGCTGCGCGAGCTGGGCATGACGCCGGTGCTGCCGGGCTTCTACGGCACCGTCCCGACCGACTTCGAGACCCGCAATCCCGGCGCCAACACTGTCCCGCAGGGCACCTGGAACGGCCTGGAGCGCGCCGACTGGCTCGACCCGACCGGGCCCGAGTTCGGCAAGGTCGCCGGCGCGTTCTACCAGGCGCAGACCCAGCTGTACGGGGCGAGCACGATGTACAAGATGGACCTCCTGCACGAGGGCGGGCGGGCCGGGTCCGTGCCGGTGCCCGAGGCGTACCGGGCCGTGCAGGACGCGCTCGAAGCGGCGCATCCCGGCGCGACCTGGGTGATCCTCGGCTGGCAGAACAACCCCCGAAAGGAGACCCTCCAGGCGGTCGACCGCTCCCGCATGTTCATCGTGGACGGCATCACAGAGCAGCCCGACATCACCGACCGCGACAAGGACTTCCTCGGCACGCAGTACGCCTTCGGCACGATCTGGAACTTCGGCGGCCACCAGAACTTCGGCGCCGGCCTCACCGTGTGGAACGAGAAGTTCCACGCCTGGCGCGCCAGGCAGGGCACGGCCATGAACGGCATCGCGCTGATGCCCGAGGCCATCGACAACAACCCGGCCGCGGTGGCGTTCTTCGCCGACATGCCGTGGCGGGACGGCCCGGTCGACGTGGACGCCTGGTTCGACCAGTACGCCACCGCCCGCTACGGGGCCGCCGACCCGCACGCGCTCGCGGCCTGGCGGATCATCGGCCGGACCGCCTACGCGTGGCCCGCGGGCAAGGACACCCGGCACGTGACCGGCCTGTTCGACGACCAGCCGAACCTCACCGCCACCGGGACGCCGCTGCAGTACGACCCGGGCGAGTTCGAGAAGGCCCTGCGCGAACTGCTCGACGTCGATCCGCGGCTGCGGCGCTCCGGCGCGTACCGCTACGACCTCGTGGACGTCGCCAGGCAGGTGCTGGCCAACCGCGGCAGGCTGCTCCTGCCGAAGATCCGCGCCGCCTACCGGGACGGCGACCGCACCGCCTTCGCGCGGCTCACCGACCGGTGGATGGGCGAGATCCGCCTCATGGACGACGTCCTCGGCGCCGACCCGCACTTCCTCCTCGGCACCTGGCAGCGCGAGGCGTCCCGGCAGGCGGCGGACCGCAGGGAGGCGGCGACCCTCGACTACAACCTCAAGTCGCTGGTCACGCTATGGGAGAGCGACAGCCCCGGCCTCCAGGACTACGCGCGCCGCGAGTTCAACGGGCTGGTCGGCGGCTACTACGCCGAGCGCTGGAGGACGTTCTTCGACGAGCTCGGGCGCGCCATGAGGACCGGCGCGGAGCCGCAGCGGATCGACTGGCGCGCCGTGGCCGAGCGCTGGGCGCACGGCGGCACCCGCTACGCCGCCGAGCCGCGCGGCGACGCCCACCGGCTGGCGCGGCGGGTGGCCGAGGAACCGGCGGGCGCGCTGGCCCTCGCCACCGACCGCAAGGGCGTCGAGCCGGGCGGCGCCGTCCGCGTCACCGCGACGTTCACCAACGAGTCGACGCTCAGCGAGGCCCGGAAGGCGCGCTTCCGGCTGGCCGCACCAGCCGGCTACAGGATCGCGGCGGGATCCGGCCCCGCCGGCGATGTCGCCCCCGGCGAGACCGCCACCGCGACCTGGACGGTGACCGCACCCGCCGACGCCCGGCCCGGCGCCCTGCCGGGCCTGGACGCCACGGTCTCGTGGCGCACCGCCGGAGGCGACTCCGAACAGGCGAGCGCCCACTCCCTCCTCATGGTCGGCAGCGGCACGGTGGGGGCGCCCTACAAGACCTTCGCCTCCACCGCGGCCGAGTTCGCGCAGTCCGGCGACACGGTCGGCATCGCCGCGGGCGGCAAGGACATGTGGGGCGAGACCAACGAGTTCGCGACCGTCTACAAGGAAGACGGGCTGACCCCGGGGCACGCGGTCTCCACGAAGGTGACCAGGCTGGACGGGGCGTCCGACTGGACGCGGGCCGGACTGGTCGCGGGCGACGACCTGGCCCGGGCCGGGTCCGCCGGGTACGCCACCATCGCCGTGACGCCCGCCCACGGGTGCGTCTTCTCCCGCGACGCCGACGGCGACGGCCGGCTCGACCACTACACCGAGGTCGGCGGGTTCACCGCGGGCGAGGTCCACGTGCGGCTGAGCAGGGACGGCGACCGGATGACGGGATCGTGCAGCTCCGACGGCAGGAACTGGGCCGTGGTCGGCTCCGGCACGGTCCCCGGCACGGCGGGCGCCCAGGACGTCGGCATGTTCGTCAGCGCGGTCAACGGCCACACCGCTCAGGAGGCGATCGCGCAGTTCGGCGGCGGAATCGTCGCCTCGCCCAGCACGTCCCGGGACGGGTCGGGCGACCCGCTGCAGAGCCTCCGCAAGCCGGTGACGGCGCTGTCCTCCGAGCCCGGGCGGCCGCCGGAGGCCGCCAACGACGGCAGCCGCGCCAACTCGCCCTACTGGGGCGGCCAGATGACCTACGGCGAGAACTGGTGGCGGGTCGACCTGGGCGCCGTCGACGACGTCTCGCGCGTCAACGTCCGCAACTACGTCGACGGGACCCGCTACTACACCTACCGGCTGGAGGGCAGCCTCGACGGCGACCACTGGTTCACCCTCGGCGGGCGCAACGGGCCCCGCCCCGCCGCCGACGCGGGCGACACCATGACCACCGAGGCCGAGGCCCGCTACATCCGGGTGGTCGGTTCCGGCAACACCGCCAACCTCACCTTCCACCTCACGGAGGTCAGCGTCTACGGCACTCCGGTGGGGTGA
- a CDS encoding ROK family transcriptional regulator, producing the protein MKEDRAVGTPVLRRLNTAAVLRAVRERAPDPLRLAELVELTGLTRPTVGQAVDDLVEAGWLQQHDPAAASRHGGRPAVRVSLRGRAAPVLGLDVGPHTVSAGVSDLAARRLAAVRRPVGRSEAGHLLRAVDEVIESALREAGLGADEIAGVVVATPGIVDPGAGRVLLAPSVPGWTSVDLSGHLRDRFPCPVQVENDANLAALAVAGERGTLLAVQWGERLGAGVVIDGRLHRGSGAAGEIGFIRPPGRVPETGDGRGPLERTIGAEAIAARARRAARGHPESALRGGEPDAAAVFAAAAAGDAVAQGVVDAVAATFAQAIAPAVLVLDPDTVVIGGGVARAGSVLLGAITRHLTELTLTPPTVEFSGLAEDTVLTGALHLALDEVWRRLTV; encoded by the coding sequence ATGAAAGAGGATCGCGCGGTCGGCACCCCGGTGCTGCGCCGCCTCAACACCGCCGCCGTTCTGCGGGCGGTGCGCGAGCGCGCGCCCGATCCGCTGCGCCTGGCCGAACTCGTCGAGCTGACCGGGCTCACCCGTCCCACCGTGGGGCAGGCGGTGGACGACCTGGTCGAGGCCGGCTGGCTCCAGCAGCACGATCCGGCGGCCGCCTCCCGGCACGGCGGCCGCCCCGCCGTGCGCGTCTCTCTGCGGGGCCGCGCCGCGCCCGTGCTGGGGCTCGACGTCGGCCCCCACACGGTCAGCGCGGGGGTCAGCGACCTCGCCGCGCGGCGCCTGGCGGCCGTGCGCCGCCCGGTCGGGCGGAGCGAGGCCGGTCACCTCCTGCGCGCCGTCGACGAGGTGATCGAGAGCGCCCTGCGGGAGGCCGGCCTCGGTGCGGACGAGATCGCCGGCGTGGTGGTCGCGACGCCGGGCATCGTCGACCCCGGCGCCGGGCGCGTCCTGCTGGCGCCGAGCGTCCCGGGCTGGACGTCGGTGGACCTCTCCGGCCACCTGCGCGACCGCTTTCCCTGCCCCGTCCAGGTCGAGAACGACGCCAACCTCGCCGCCCTGGCCGTCGCCGGTGAGCGCGGGACCCTGCTGGCCGTGCAGTGGGGCGAGCGCCTGGGCGCGGGCGTCGTGATCGACGGCCGCCTCCACCGGGGCTCGGGCGCCGCCGGGGAGATCGGCTTCATCCGCCCGCCCGGCCGCGTCCCGGAGACCGGCGACGGGCGGGGCCCGCTGGAGCGCACCATCGGCGCCGAGGCCATCGCCGCGCGGGCCCGCCGCGCCGCTCGCGGGCACCCCGAGTCCGCCCTGCGCGGCGGCGAGCCCGACGCCGCCGCCGTCTTCGCCGCGGCCGCCGCCGGAGACGCCGTCGCCCAGGGGGTCGTGGACGCCGTGGCCGCGACCTTCGCGCAGGCGATCGCCCCCGCCGTGCTGGTCCTCGACCCCGACACCGTCGTGATCGGCGGCGGCGTCGCCCGCGCCGGGTCCGTCCTGCTCGGCGCCATCACCCGGCACCTGACCGAGCTGACCCTCACCCCTCCCACCGTGGAGTTCTCCGGCCTCGCGGAGGACACCGTCCTCACCGGCGCCCTGCACCTGGCCCTCGACGAGGTCTGGCGCCGCCTCACCGTCTGA
- a CDS encoding FAD-dependent oxidoreductase: MTAADGPTVESSANDEPLMVNTVGSWQNRPSARTRIPNLFMAGDYVRTHVDLATMEGANESGRAAVNALLDAAGSPAERVPMWELYQPPELDGLKMLDAQRYRSGLPNLFDTLPG; this comes from the coding sequence GTGACCGCGGCGGACGGTCCCACCGTCGAGAGCAGCGCCAACGACGAGCCGCTGATGGTGAACACGGTCGGAAGCTGGCAGAACCGGCCGAGCGCCCGCACGCGGATCCCGAACCTGTTCATGGCCGGCGACTACGTCCGCACCCATGTAGACCTGGCCACCATGGAGGGCGCGAACGAGTCCGGCCGCGCCGCCGTCAACGCGCTGCTGGACGCGGCCGGCTCTCCCGCGGAACGGGTCCCGATGTGGGAGCTCTACCAGCCGCCCGAACTTGACGGCCTCAAGATGCTCGACGCCCAGCGCTACCGCTCCGGCCTGCCCAACCTCTTCGACACCCTTCCTGGATGA
- a CDS encoding TetR/AcrR family transcriptional regulator produces the protein MATTTQPRRKVRERRDDVRRRVLRTATEMMADGTPYTELPVQRIAERARVARSTLYLHFPDKSRLLLALADEAVDALFGEAVIWWRADHSDGVDGVARAMRQMIIAYREHRRVLHALAEVAGYDPEVAEFWRERIRRFAAVVQNRLERERRAGTVDPEMDVRSTAQVLIWTVERTISAHCHHDEGAGDERIARTLARTIWLTVYGATPAPPRGDRRSANR, from the coding sequence ATGGCGACCACCACCCAGCCCCGCAGGAAGGTCCGGGAGCGGCGCGACGACGTCCGGCGCCGCGTGCTGCGGACGGCGACGGAGATGATGGCCGACGGCACGCCCTACACCGAGCTGCCCGTGCAACGCATCGCCGAGCGAGCGCGGGTGGCGCGCTCCACCCTCTACCTGCACTTCCCGGACAAGAGCCGGCTGCTCCTCGCGCTGGCGGACGAGGCGGTCGACGCACTGTTCGGCGAGGCCGTCATCTGGTGGCGGGCCGACCACTCCGACGGGGTCGACGGCGTCGCCCGCGCCATGCGGCAGATGATCATCGCGTACCGCGAGCACCGCCGCGTCCTGCACGCCCTGGCCGAGGTCGCCGGGTACGACCCCGAGGTCGCGGAGTTCTGGCGCGAGCGGATACGGCGGTTCGCCGCCGTCGTGCAGAACCGGCTGGAGAGGGAGCGGCGGGCGGGCACCGTGGACCCGGAGATGGACGTCCGGTCGACGGCCCAGGTACTGATCTGGACCGTGGAACGGACGATCTCCGCGCACTGCCACCACGACGAGGGCGCGGGAGACGAGCGGATCGCGCGCACCCTCGCCCGGACGATCTGGCTCACGGTCTACGGTGCGACGCCCGCACCGCCCCGCGGCGACCGGCGCTCGGCAAACCGGTAG
- a CDS encoding FAD/NAD(P)-binding protein translates to MGFPGSRRVVIVGAGLAGTATAIRLMQFAREPLQVVLIERRPEYRSAGVAYHRSGNHWHHVFNIQAGRMSMFREDVDDFVDWANTEADRTGWPPRWRGFTFTESGPAPRRLYADYLRTRLTEAAREATDGVELLEVDGEAVDIAVGPGRAHVVVETHPSRSGAGPDPTTIGADHVVLATGLEERELPFAAGVRDHPCFVRHPYSEQGIQRILGLRRDAEVAIIGTLLSAYDSASLLLRHGHTGRIHMISRSGLTLRTYPSDHRHHVLDLPAPRLHSDGYEGRDELVRLFRSEWERACAFVAQRHPGVAPAVVSERIAKSWEPRLPEVLARIPSADLRALLDGYGSLLATLRVSAVPHITELVDAAMAEGGPIALTTGAVGGITATEAGRLRVAVSGPAPARTVEADLVISNFGRETDYERVGSALWRNLLGRGLAARHRRTGRGVEVDGHGFLLGPAGVRTAPITVVGCPREGDEITRYGRMGAFTFNLAAIKNHSVGVAAVVLRHLESCYDEPTETVSKAVAHGGDDEVRAAFARAVRLDVRRMAARRRRDRRALAERLDHGLKALLSTVIANGEAPAPDGALRFVVNAAATTRLNDLSVTPRDLRSILELDEPPESG, encoded by the coding sequence GTGGGCTTTCCAGGATCCCGCAGGGTCGTCATCGTCGGAGCGGGCTTGGCCGGAACCGCCACCGCCATACGTCTCATGCAGTTCGCCCGGGAACCTTTACAAGTGGTGCTGATAGAGCGGCGGCCCGAATATCGCAGTGCGGGCGTGGCCTATCACCGTTCAGGCAACCACTGGCACCACGTCTTCAATATCCAGGCGGGCCGCATGTCGATGTTCCGGGAGGACGTCGACGATTTCGTGGACTGGGCGAACACCGAGGCCGACCGGACCGGCTGGCCCCCGAGGTGGAGGGGCTTCACCTTCACCGAGTCCGGTCCGGCACCCCGCCGGCTCTACGCCGACTACCTGCGCACCCGCCTCACCGAGGCCGCGCGGGAGGCGACGGACGGCGTGGAGTTGCTCGAAGTCGACGGCGAGGCGGTCGACATCGCGGTCGGCCCCGGCCGCGCACACGTCGTCGTGGAGACGCACCCCTCGCGATCCGGCGCCGGGCCGGACCCGACCACGATCGGGGCCGACCACGTCGTCCTCGCGACGGGGCTGGAGGAGCGGGAGCTCCCGTTCGCGGCCGGCGTCAGGGACCACCCCTGCTTCGTCCGGCACCCCTATTCCGAGCAGGGGATCCAGCGGATCCTCGGCCTCCGGCGGGACGCCGAGGTCGCCATCATCGGCACGCTGCTGAGCGCGTACGACTCGGCCTCACTCCTGCTGCGGCACGGCCACACCGGGAGGATCCACATGATCTCGCGGTCCGGTCTGACGCTGCGCACATATCCCTCCGACCACCGCCACCACGTCCTCGACCTGCCGGCGCCACGGCTGCACTCCGACGGCTACGAGGGCCGCGACGAGCTCGTCCGCCTCTTCAGGAGCGAGTGGGAACGGGCCTGCGCCTTCGTCGCCCAGCGGCATCCCGGCGTGGCGCCCGCGGTCGTGAGCGAGCGCATCGCCAAGTCCTGGGAGCCCCGGCTGCCCGAGGTCCTCGCCCGGATCCCCTCGGCCGATCTCCGCGCGCTCCTCGACGGGTACGGGAGCCTGCTGGCCACGCTGCGCGTGAGCGCCGTCCCCCACATCACCGAGCTCGTCGACGCCGCGATGGCGGAGGGCGGGCCGATCGCCCTCACCACCGGCGCCGTCGGCGGGATCACCGCCACCGAGGCCGGCAGGCTGCGGGTGGCGGTGTCGGGGCCCGCGCCGGCGCGGACGGTCGAGGCGGACCTCGTGATCTCCAACTTCGGGCGGGAGACCGACTACGAGCGGGTCGGTTCGGCGCTCTGGCGGAACCTGCTGGGCAGGGGGCTCGCCGCGCGGCACCGGCGGACCGGACGCGGCGTCGAGGTGGACGGCCACGGTTTCCTCCTCGGACCGGCCGGCGTGCGCACCGCCCCGATCACCGTGGTCGGCTGCCCCCGGGAGGGCGACGAGATCACCCGGTACGGCCGGATGGGCGCGTTCACGTTCAACCTCGCCGCGATCAAGAACCACTCGGTCGGCGTCGCCGCGGTGGTGCTGCGCCACCTCGAATCGTGCTACGACGAACCGACCGAAACCGTGTCCAAGGCCGTGGCCCACGGTGGGGACGACGAGGTGCGCGCGGCGTTCGCCCGTGCGGTACGGCTCGACGTGCGCCGGATGGCCGCCCGGCGCCGCCGCGATCGCCGAGCCCTGGCGGAGCGGCTCGATCACGGCCTGAAAGCCCTTCTGAGCACCGTGATCGCCAACGGCGAGGCCCCCGCGCCGGACGGCGCGCTGCGCTTCGTCGTGAACGCGGCCGCCACGACGAGGCTCAACGACCTGTCCGTGACGCCGCGGGATCTCCGGTCGATTCTCGAACTCGACGAGCCGCCGGAATCGGGATAG